The Candidatus Eisenbacteria bacterium genome has a window encoding:
- the serS gene encoding serine--tRNA ligase, whose translation MLDPKLIRANAELLRKAILDKNEKADIDAYLELDERRRKILVEVEKLRHEKRIASEEIGKRSAASGGSAAVEGESDLELMKSSTKEVAKRIKTLEAELSPVEAEMEKIAEWFPNIPHCSVPVGKDSSANVEVRRWGEPPKFDFQPLPHHDLSRLMGIIDLEAASRVSGYGFALFRGAGAKLVRALIQFMLDFHVQKHGYEEVFAPFLVKRECLFGTGQLPKLEEDMYHIEKEDLFLNPTAEVPLTNMFRETVLKKDDLPVRITGYCASFRREAGSYGKETKGIVRVHQFDKVELLKIVEPESSYAELEKLVGDAEDILRSLEIPYRVVSLSTGDLSFAASKCYDIEAWAGAEGKWLEVSSCSNFEEFQARRIGLRYRTEKSGKLEFAHTINGSGLAIPRTLICLLENNQSRNGSVKIPSALRPYVGADEIMPQVCG comes from the coding sequence TTGCTTGATCCGAAGCTTATCAGGGCGAACGCAGAGCTCCTGAGAAAGGCGATTCTTGATAAGAACGAGAAAGCCGACATCGACGCTTATCTTGAGCTGGATGAGAGAAGAAGGAAGATCCTTGTCGAGGTTGAGAAGTTGAGGCACGAAAAGAGAATCGCCTCCGAGGAGATTGGAAAGAGAAGTGCGGCCTCGGGCGGGAGTGCGGCCGTTGAAGGAGAAAGCGATCTCGAACTGATGAAGAGCTCGACCAAAGAAGTCGCCAAGAGGATAAAGACTCTGGAGGCCGAGCTTTCTCCGGTGGAAGCAGAAATGGAGAAGATTGCAGAGTGGTTTCCAAACATCCCTCACTGCTCGGTGCCAGTGGGAAAGGATTCAAGCGCCAATGTAGAGGTGAGAAGATGGGGCGAGCCGCCGAAGTTTGACTTCCAGCCGCTTCCTCACCATGACCTTTCCCGCTTGATGGGGATAATAGACCTCGAGGCGGCATCACGGGTCAGCGGGTACGGTTTTGCGCTCTTCAGAGGAGCAGGCGCAAAACTGGTCAGAGCTCTCATCCAATTCATGCTGGATTTCCACGTTCAAAAACACGGCTACGAAGAAGTCTTTGCGCCGTTCCTGGTTAAGAGAGAATGCCTTTTCGGGACAGGACAACTGCCCAAGCTCGAAGAAGACATGTACCACATTGAAAAGGAAGATTTGTTTCTTAATCCGACTGCAGAAGTGCCGCTCACTAACATGTTCAGAGAGACGGTGCTCAAGAAGGATGACCTTCCGGTCCGCATCACCGGCTATTGCGCAAGCTTCAGGAGGGAGGCGGGGAGCTACGGGAAGGAGACAAAGGGCATTGTCCGCGTGCACCAATTTGACAAGGTGGAGCTTCTCAAGATAGTCGAGCCGGAATCATCATATGCCGAGCTTGAGAAACTTGTTGGCGATGCCGAAGACATTCTCAGAAGTCTCGAAATACCCTACAGAGTCGTGAGCCTCTCAACTGGTGATTTGAGTTTTGCCGCCTCAAAGTGCTACGATATCGAGGCGTGGGCAGGGGCCGAGGGGAAGTGGCTCGAAGTCTCGTCTTGCAGCAACTTTGAGGAGTTCCAGGCCAGAAGGATAGGGCTCAGGTACAGGACGGAAAAAAGCGGCAAGCTCGAGTTCGCACACACGATTAACGGTTCTGGTCTGGCCATCCCCCGGACTCTGATTTGTCTTCTTGAGAACAATCAGTCGCGGAACGGAAGTGTGAAGATTCCGAGTGCATTGAGGCCGTATGTCGGCGCGGATGAAATCATGCCGCAGGTGTGCGGATGA
- a CDS encoding bifunctional precorrin-2 dehydrogenase/sirohydrochlorin ferrochelatase: protein MATTERDSLRYYPLFLDVSGKRCIVIGGGQVASRKILKLLEAGADVVVISPSPAEKIRRLAREGRIVLRMRKFRKGDLRGSILAIGATDDRDVNELVHSEAGKKSILVNVVDDVRLSSFIVPSTVKRGNLLIAVSTFGESPALSREIRIELERLYGSEFGKFLNLMGTIRRRMKKSIPSGNRRAGTMRTFVREGMQALRRGKKVRDLRRSYLGRLALLEEK from the coding sequence ATGGCGACAACTGAACGAGATTCACTCCGGTATTATCCCCTCTTTCTTGATGTGTCGGGAAAAAGATGCATTGTGATTGGAGGCGGACAAGTGGCCTCCAGAAAGATTCTCAAACTCCTCGAAGCAGGAGCTGATGTCGTAGTGATCAGTCCTTCGCCCGCCGAGAAAATCAGGCGGCTCGCAAGAGAGGGGCGGATTGTACTTCGCATGAGAAAGTTCAGGAAGGGCGACCTGAGAGGCTCCATTCTCGCCATAGGGGCTACCGACGACAGGGACGTGAATGAGTTGGTTCACAGTGAAGCCGGCAAAAAATCGATCCTTGTCAATGTGGTCGATGATGTTCGTCTCTCAAGTTTTATCGTCCCCTCAACCGTGAAGCGGGGGAACCTTCTTATTGCGGTTTCGACTTTTGGCGAAAGCCCTGCACTTTCGCGCGAAATCAGGATAGAGTTGGAGAGACTCTACGGAAGTGAATTCGGCAAGTTCCTGAATCTCATGGGGACAATTCGAAGGCGTATGAAGAAATCCATTCCTTCTGGGAACAGAAGAGCCGGCACAATGAGAACATTCGTAAGAGAGGGCATGCAAGCCCTGAGGCGGGGTAAGAAGGTTCGTGATCTGCGTAGGAGCTACCTTGGAAGGCTCGCGCTTCTGGAGGAAAAGTGA
- the tsaE gene encoding tRNA (adenosine(37)-N6)-threonylcarbamoyltransferase complex ATPase subunit type 1 TsaE → MSDDGAKNLIGGGRRVFITKSELETEALGEKLGQNLSPGDVVSISGELGAGKTCLVRGIARGLGSSSKVKSPSFTIINSYPGRCPIYHFDLFRVEGYASFEELGCYDFFGGDGVVVIEWGEKAGTFLPEDRLEVEIKFRSQDEREITISPQGRVSR, encoded by the coding sequence GTGTCTGACGATGGAGCCAAGAACCTGATTGGCGGCGGAAGACGCGTCTTCATAACAAAGAGCGAGCTTGAAACCGAGGCCCTCGGTGAAAAGCTTGGTCAAAATCTTTCGCCCGGCGACGTCGTGAGCATCAGCGGGGAACTTGGCGCTGGTAAGACCTGCCTTGTCAGAGGTATTGCAAGAGGCCTCGGATCGTCATCTAAGGTAAAGAGTCCTTCGTTTACCATAATAAACAGCTACCCGGGAAGATGCCCCATCTACCATTTTGACCTTTTCAGAGTTGAAGGTTATGCGTCCTTTGAAGAACTCGGATGCTACGACTTCTTCGGAGGAGACGGAGTAGTTGTCATTGAGTGGGGGGAAAAGGCCGGGACTTTTCTCCCGGAAGACAGGCTGGAGGTTGAAATCAAATTCAGGTCGCAGGATGAAAGAGAGATCACGATCTCTCCTCAGGGCCGGGTGTCGCGATGA
- the hemC gene encoding hydroxymethylbilane synthase: MRKKILRLGTRKSQLALLQSREVVEEIERVHPSVKVEFVSIVTKGDKILDSPLSPSQGKGFFVKEIDLALLSKEIDVAVHSLKDIPIEIPDGIVLSAVTRRSTPFDVLISSNGMILDDLPPSARIGTSSLRRRAQLLNYRPDLDVVDLRGNLDTRLSKLKPGELDGIVLSAAGVERMGWQEKVAEVFTTEVIVPAVGQGCLGVECRADDKEMLCLIKFLEDETSRVEISAERAFLMELGGGCQIPAGALARIDGKEVSLEGMVATKDGRELFKDKTYGRWGEETEIAKRLIDKLLSDGAEGVFNDMVKGRKRK; this comes from the coding sequence GTGAGAAAGAAGATACTAAGGCTCGGCACAAGGAAAAGTCAGCTCGCCCTTCTCCAGAGCAGGGAAGTAGTTGAAGAAATCGAGAGGGTGCATCCCTCTGTGAAGGTTGAGTTCGTATCAATTGTGACAAAGGGAGACAAGATTCTTGATTCGCCGCTTTCCCCTTCGCAGGGAAAAGGTTTCTTCGTCAAGGAAATTGACCTGGCGCTGCTTTCCAAAGAGATTGATGTTGCAGTCCACAGCCTGAAGGATATTCCCATAGAGATTCCGGATGGAATCGTCCTCTCCGCCGTCACGAGGAGGAGCACGCCTTTCGATGTCCTTATTTCTTCGAATGGGATGATACTTGATGACCTTCCGCCTTCGGCCCGGATCGGAACCAGCAGTCTGCGGCGGAGGGCACAGCTTCTCAACTACAGGCCCGACCTTGATGTCGTAGATCTCCGCGGAAACCTTGATACGAGGCTTTCCAAACTCAAACCCGGTGAACTTGATGGGATTGTACTCTCCGCCGCCGGCGTTGAGAGAATGGGGTGGCAGGAGAAGGTGGCCGAGGTCTTTACAACCGAAGTCATCGTTCCTGCGGTTGGTCAGGGTTGTCTTGGAGTCGAGTGCAGAGCAGATGATAAGGAAATGCTCTGCCTTATCAAGTTTCTCGAAGACGAAACATCCAGAGTCGAAATCTCCGCAGAGAGAGCTTTCCTGATGGAGCTCGGAGGGGGCTGCCAGATTCCTGCGGGCGCTCTTGCCAGGATTGACGGGAAAGAGGTCTCCCTGGAAGGTATGGTCGCGACGAAGGACGGGAGGGAGCTTTTCAAGGACAAGACGTATGGGAGGTGGGGAGAAGAAACAGAAATTGCGAAGAGACTTATAGACAAGCTCCTTAGCGATGGTGCGGAGGGAGTGTTCAACGATATGGTGAAGGGGCGGAAGAGGAAGTGA
- a CDS encoding bifunctional response regulator/alkaline phosphatase family protein, which yields MAEAARKILWVDDEIELLKSHIVFLEEKGYSVTPVSNGEDAISRVNDERFDVVLLDEMMPGLGGIETLEKIRVIDPGIPVVMITKSEEEELMDEAIVRSIDDHLIKPVNPIQIYFACRKILEAKTIREEQVRKEYVEELGKLQAERFKPLDWDQWTKLYSGFVRWELALERIGDSGFKQIHTDQIKESNIEFARYIVENYKSWIHGAPRPALSVDIIPKFVVPHLKSGKRVYFIVIDCMRLDQCLSILPLLEPYYETKTDYCYSILPSATPYSRNAIFSGLYPSDLRTQYPDMWQEIGTEDTSKNKYEKVFLEKQLERLRVRLTNPLKYVKIFSLEEGHSIRKQIASYSQLQFVAFVFNFVDILAHGRSESEILQELAPDEAAFRSIMKAWFTHSSLFDILKLMAQQKAVVVLTTDHGSVLGRRAALVLGNRDTSTNLRYKYGNNLGCDEKQALLIKKPEEYRLPADALNKNYIIAKEDYYFVYPTRFHEYERQYRGSFQHGGISMEEMILPCLTMEPRT from the coding sequence TTGGCTGAAGCAGCACGGAAGATCTTGTGGGTTGACGATGAGATTGAGCTTCTCAAGTCGCATATCGTTTTCCTTGAGGAGAAGGGATACTCCGTAACTCCGGTTTCAAACGGTGAGGATGCGATATCAAGAGTCAATGACGAGAGATTTGATGTTGTGCTTCTTGACGAGATGATGCCAGGCCTCGGAGGAATAGAGACTCTCGAAAAGATACGGGTGATAGATCCGGGAATCCCTGTTGTCATGATAACCAAGAGCGAGGAAGAAGAGTTGATGGACGAGGCCATAGTCAGGAGCATAGATGACCATCTGATCAAACCGGTCAATCCGATTCAAATCTACTTCGCATGCAGAAAGATTCTTGAGGCGAAAACCATTCGCGAAGAACAGGTGAGAAAAGAGTACGTTGAGGAACTCGGGAAACTGCAGGCCGAAAGATTCAAGCCCCTTGACTGGGATCAATGGACGAAGCTCTACTCGGGGTTCGTTCGTTGGGAACTAGCGTTGGAAAGAATCGGGGATTCTGGATTCAAGCAGATTCACACCGACCAGATAAAAGAATCAAACATAGAATTTGCACGATACATTGTCGAAAACTACAAGTCATGGATTCACGGAGCCCCGAGGCCGGCTCTTTCCGTCGACATAATTCCTAAATTCGTGGTCCCTCACCTGAAGTCAGGGAAGAGAGTCTATTTCATAGTGATTGACTGCATGAGGCTTGACCAGTGCCTCAGTATCCTACCGCTTCTGGAACCGTACTATGAGACAAAGACCGACTACTGCTATTCGATTCTCCCGTCCGCGACGCCATATTCGAGGAATGCAATCTTCTCAGGCTTGTATCCTTCCGACCTCCGGACTCAATATCCTGACATGTGGCAGGAAATTGGAACTGAAGACACAAGTAAGAACAAGTATGAGAAGGTTTTCCTTGAAAAGCAGCTCGAACGGTTGCGGGTGCGCCTGACCAATCCGTTGAAGTACGTGAAGATTTTCAGTCTTGAGGAGGGGCACAGCATAAGGAAGCAGATAGCCTCCTACTCCCAGCTCCAGTTTGTGGCTTTCGTTTTCAATTTTGTGGATATACTCGCGCACGGACGCTCAGAATCTGAAATTCTCCAGGAGCTTGCCCCCGATGAGGCCGCCTTCCGGTCGATAATGAAGGCGTGGTTTACTCATTCCTCACTCTTTGACATCTTGAAACTGATGGCTCAGCAGAAGGCGGTTGTTGTGCTCACCACGGACCATGGTTCTGTGCTGGGGAGAAGGGCTGCACTTGTTCTTGGAAACCGTGATACATCGACCAATCTGAGATATAAGTACGGGAACAATCTTGGGTGCGACGAGAAGCAGGCGCTTCTTATCAAGAAACCGGAGGAATACAGACTTCCTGCTGATGCTCTGAACAAGAACTACATTATCGCAAAAGAGGACTACTACTTTGTCTATCCCACACGGTTTCATGAGTACGAGAGACAGTACAGAGGGAGTTTCCAGCACGGCGGAATATCGATGGAGGAAATGATCCTTCCGTGTCTGACGATGGAGCCAAGAACCTGA
- a CDS encoding HAMP domain-containing sensor histidine kinase, translated as MKTSRAVWPSILRGYVFLGGSILVAAVFLYTNDLIKRLDNQASILRDVLARFCATASFPGTENPEVKRIFNEVVQGINFPVVLTDVDGRPFVWRGIGIDPDAVTVEQSFAMDPKNPPPGPLARIVEITKKLDKQHPPVPMVMAGTSRMVGLVHYGESAVVEELRWVPVAELLVIGLFVLLGYLGMRSVRIAEQRSIWAGMAKETAHQLGTPLSSMLGWIEVARDKLESVPGGPGEAGSQKLKEVLDEMENDAERLKRVASRFSHVGSPPKLHPQDIVPIVSEAVEYFERRLPRLGKEVEIETKYGIVPPVNLNKELIGWAIENVLRNALDAIDPGGGTIEVEVLRRKKTESVEVVVRDTGRGMAPAQAKRIFEPGFSTKKHGWGLGLSLAKRIVEDYHGGRLSLRETAPGKGTVLAMSFPV; from the coding sequence GTGAAAACTTCAAGGGCCGTGTGGCCGTCAATACTGAGGGGATATGTTTTTCTCGGCGGCAGCATTCTTGTTGCTGCTGTATTCCTCTATACGAATGACCTAATAAAGCGTCTCGACAACCAGGCCTCCATACTCAGAGACGTCCTCGCGAGATTCTGCGCCACTGCATCCTTTCCAGGAACAGAGAATCCGGAAGTGAAAAGAATCTTCAATGAAGTGGTCCAGGGTATCAATTTCCCTGTTGTGCTCACGGACGTCGATGGAAGGCCGTTTGTGTGGAGAGGTATTGGGATAGATCCCGATGCAGTCACCGTGGAACAAAGTTTTGCGATGGATCCCAAGAATCCGCCGCCGGGGCCGCTGGCCAGGATAGTCGAGATTACGAAGAAGCTGGATAAGCAGCATCCTCCGGTTCCGATGGTAATGGCCGGGACAAGCCGCATGGTCGGTCTAGTTCACTACGGGGAATCGGCGGTTGTAGAAGAATTGAGATGGGTGCCGGTCGCTGAGCTTCTTGTCATAGGACTGTTCGTGCTTCTCGGCTATTTAGGCATGAGAAGCGTGAGGATTGCCGAGCAGCGTTCAATCTGGGCCGGCATGGCAAAGGAGACCGCGCACCAGCTTGGGACTCCGCTCTCTTCAATGCTTGGATGGATCGAGGTGGCCAGGGATAAGTTGGAGTCGGTCCCGGGCGGCCCGGGTGAAGCCGGGTCTCAGAAGCTCAAAGAAGTTCTTGATGAGATGGAGAATGATGCTGAGCGCCTGAAGAGAGTCGCATCCCGGTTCAGCCATGTCGGTTCTCCCCCCAAGCTCCACCCGCAGGATATTGTTCCGATTGTGTCGGAGGCCGTGGAGTACTTTGAAAGAAGACTGCCCAGGCTGGGAAAAGAGGTCGAAATAGAGACAAAGTATGGCATTGTTCCGCCGGTTAACCTGAACAAGGAGCTGATTGGCTGGGCAATTGAGAACGTACTGAGAAATGCCCTGGATGCAATTGACCCTGGCGGGGGTACAATAGAAGTAGAAGTGCTTCGCAGAAAGAAAACGGAAAGTGTCGAAGTCGTTGTGAGGGATACCGGCAGGGGAATGGCTCCGGCCCAGGCAAAAAGGATCTTCGAACCTGGCTTCTCAACGAAAAAGCACGGCTGGGGGCTGGGCCTCTCTCTTGCAAAGAGAATCGTCGAGGATTATCACGGAGGCAGGCTTTCTTTGAGGGAGACTGCTCCCGGCAAAGGCACAGTCCTGGCAATGAGTTTTCCAGTCTGA
- the hemB gene encoding porphobilinogen synthase, whose amino-acid sequence MYPFKRFRRLRQNEKLRTLVTETELSARHFIYPMFFTPGDHLREEIPEMPGICRFSIDEGVKEAREAFELGIPGVLLFGIPSRKDAVGSEAFSESGIIQKALRALKKEVPALLLVTDVCMCEYTDHGHCGVVKDGKVVNDETLELLRKVALSQVKAGADVVAPSDMMDGRVMAIREALDGNGFLDTPIMSYSAKFASAFYGPFREAAGSRPSFGDRTGYQMNPANSREAMREIQSDIEEGADIVMVKPALSYLDVIREARVRFDIPIAAYNVSGEYSMVKACAQKGWIDEKRIALEILTSIKRAGADIIISYHAKDATRWLKG is encoded by the coding sequence ATGTATCCATTCAAAAGGTTCCGGCGTCTCCGGCAAAATGAGAAGCTAAGGACTCTGGTGACCGAGACTGAGCTTTCGGCAAGACACTTCATCTACCCCATGTTTTTCACTCCCGGCGATCATCTGCGGGAGGAAATTCCCGAGATGCCCGGCATCTGCCGGTTCTCGATTGATGAGGGCGTAAAGGAAGCAAGAGAGGCGTTTGAACTTGGGATACCCGGTGTCCTTCTTTTTGGAATCCCTTCTCGCAAGGACGCAGTTGGCAGCGAAGCGTTCAGTGAGAGCGGGATCATTCAGAAAGCACTCCGTGCTCTGAAGAAGGAAGTCCCGGCCCTTCTGCTTGTTACCGATGTGTGCATGTGCGAATACACCGATCACGGTCACTGCGGGGTCGTGAAGGACGGAAAGGTCGTTAACGACGAAACGCTTGAGCTCCTCAGGAAGGTGGCGCTCTCCCAGGTTAAGGCCGGGGCCGATGTGGTGGCGCCCTCCGACATGATGGATGGAAGAGTCATGGCCATAAGGGAAGCGCTCGATGGCAATGGGTTCCTTGATACTCCGATAATGTCCTACTCAGCGAAGTTTGCGTCCGCCTTCTATGGCCCGTTCAGGGAAGCAGCCGGGTCAAGACCCTCTTTTGGAGACAGAACCGGCTATCAGATGAATCCTGCCAATTCAAGAGAGGCGATGAGAGAGATTCAGTCTGACATCGAGGAGGGTGCAGACATCGTGATGGTCAAACCCGCTCTCAGCTATCTCGATGTAATAAGAGAGGCGAGGGTGAGATTCGACATACCGATAGCTGCCTACAATGTGAGCGGAGAGTACTCGATGGTGAAGGCCTGCGCCCAAAAAGGATGGATTGATGAAAAAAGGATAGCGCTTGAGATTCTCACATCGATAAAGAGGGCAGGGGCAGACATCATAATCAGCTACCATGCAAAAGATGCAACGAGGTGGCTTAAGGGCTGA
- the cobA gene encoding uroporphyrinogen-III C-methyltransferase yields the protein MTKRIGEVYLVGSGPGDPGLITVNGFSLIKAADCIVYDQLAPRELLKSARPECELIFVGKEGGGASFPQKAINELLVKKARAGKRVVRLKGGDPFVFGRGGEEALFLKRHRIPFGVVPGISSAVAVPAYAGIPLTHRKLTSVLSIVTGHEAGDKAGSSIDFSSLARGGGTLVFLMGVGRLAKISGKLVSGGLAPGTPCALIGRGTTPNQRVVVGRLDNIPKLAAKEGMKPPCVLVIGKVVGMRKLLNWFETRPLFGRKIVVTRTREQASRLSAALWKNGAEAIEFPTIKIKNPPSQRPLDKAIERMGEFDWVIFTSANGVRKFLERLREKGKDLRALGNTKVCAIGDVTGEALISAGICPDYIPREYVAEGVVKGLRKFAEKGESFLIPRAREARDVLPEELRRLGGRVHVVDAYKTVRPGQFSGSILDDLRAGEIDMVTFMSSSTVRNFVSIFEGKFAGAKPAFKVASIGPITSAALRRLGYPVHVQAAAYTTDGLVRAIVKYYKKSGQACANR from the coding sequence GTGACGAAACGAATCGGCGAGGTTTACCTCGTTGGAAGTGGGCCCGGTGATCCCGGGCTCATCACAGTAAATGGATTTTCTCTCATCAAAGCCGCGGATTGCATCGTGTATGACCAGCTTGCTCCCCGGGAACTCCTGAAGTCCGCCAGACCTGAGTGTGAACTGATCTTCGTGGGAAAGGAGGGAGGAGGGGCAAGTTTCCCTCAGAAAGCAATCAACGAATTGCTGGTCAAGAAGGCGCGTGCCGGGAAGCGAGTGGTGAGACTGAAGGGCGGTGACCCGTTTGTTTTCGGAAGGGGCGGGGAGGAAGCGCTTTTCCTTAAACGTCATAGAATTCCGTTTGGAGTCGTTCCTGGAATAAGCTCTGCAGTAGCAGTCCCGGCCTACGCAGGTATTCCCTTAACGCACAGGAAGCTCACCTCTGTCCTCTCGATTGTGACGGGCCACGAGGCCGGCGACAAGGCAGGCTCATCCATAGACTTTTCGTCTCTTGCAAGAGGCGGAGGCACTCTTGTCTTTCTTATGGGTGTCGGGAGACTTGCCAAGATCTCCGGGAAACTTGTCTCCGGAGGACTTGCGCCGGGGACGCCCTGCGCCTTGATTGGAAGGGGCACGACGCCGAATCAGAGAGTGGTGGTCGGCCGTCTTGATAACATCCCGAAGCTGGCAGCAAAAGAAGGAATGAAGCCTCCGTGCGTCCTGGTCATCGGGAAAGTCGTTGGAATGAGAAAACTGCTGAATTGGTTTGAGACGAGGCCGCTCTTCGGAAGGAAGATTGTCGTGACAAGAACAAGAGAACAGGCGTCAAGACTCTCGGCTGCGCTTTGGAAAAATGGCGCCGAGGCCATTGAATTCCCGACAATCAAGATAAAGAATCCGCCGAGCCAGAGGCCTCTTGACAAGGCGATAGAAAGAATGGGCGAATTCGACTGGGTCATATTTACGAGCGCCAACGGGGTGAGGAAATTCCTTGAGAGACTGAGAGAGAAGGGAAAGGACCTGAGAGCGCTGGGAAACACCAAAGTCTGTGCAATCGGAGATGTAACCGGTGAAGCATTGATCAGCGCCGGGATATGTCCTGATTACATTCCGCGTGAATATGTGGCGGAAGGAGTCGTGAAGGGACTCAGGAAATTCGCTGAGAAAGGCGAGAGTTTTCTTATCCCGCGGGCAAGAGAAGCAAGGGATGTTCTTCCGGAAGAACTTCGACGACTGGGTGGACGAGTGCATGTCGTTGATGCATACAAGACCGTCCGCCCCGGTCAATTCAGCGGCAGCATTCTTGATGACTTGAGAGCCGGGGAGATTGATATGGTGACTTTCATGAGTTCTTCCACGGTTCGGAACTTCGTTTCAATCTTTGAAGGGAAATTCGCTGGCGCTAAGCCTGCTTTCAAGGTCGCCTCTATAGGGCCGATTACGAGCGCGGCTCTGAGAAGACTCGGCTATCCTGTCCATGTTCAGGCCGCCGCCTACACGACCGATGGGCTTGTCAGGGCAATTGTGAAGTACTACAAAAAGAGCGGGCAGGCCTGTGCCAACAGGTAG
- the hemL gene encoding glutamate-1-semialdehyde 2,1-aminomutase: protein MNGTKDGNGIARELSLWQRAQEGIPGGVSSPVRAFKSVGGEPVFISSGKGSRVFDVTGKEYIDYVCSWGPLILGHAHPRVIERARERMEKGSTFGAPTEIEVEMAEAVKDAFPSMERVRFVSSGTEAAMSAVRLARAFTKRTRILKFEGCYHGHADSFLSGSGSGMVSFGIPESPGVPDSFARETVTLPFNDLEKVHDFFEREGSGIAAVIVEPICGNMGCVLPADGFLAGLREISSRYHTLLIFDEVITGFRVAYGGAQELLKMEPDLTLLGKIVGGGFPAAAYGGRKEIMEILAPAGAVYQAGTLSGNPVAMAAGLETIRILKEARSTIYGELDAKGKRMEEGVTSAIRESETAATINRVGSLFTLFFASEPVNDLTLAKKSDTKKFGKFFHFLLDRGVYFPPSQFEAAFISASHSAEDIEETVEAISDGLAALKE, encoded by the coding sequence ATGAACGGGACGAAAGATGGGAACGGAATCGCCCGGGAGCTCTCTCTCTGGCAGAGGGCTCAGGAAGGCATTCCCGGCGGAGTATCAAGTCCGGTCAGGGCATTCAAAAGCGTTGGAGGCGAGCCTGTCTTTATCTCCAGTGGAAAGGGCTCCAGAGTTTTTGACGTAACCGGGAAGGAATATATCGACTATGTCTGCTCCTGGGGTCCCCTGATCCTGGGCCATGCTCATCCTCGAGTCATCGAACGGGCAAGAGAGAGAATGGAGAAGGGATCAACGTTTGGAGCACCTACGGAAATAGAAGTCGAGATGGCAGAGGCAGTGAAAGACGCCTTCCCTTCTATGGAGAGAGTAAGGTTCGTCAGTTCAGGAACCGAGGCAGCCATGAGTGCGGTGCGGCTTGCGAGGGCCTTCACCAAAAGGACAAGAATCTTGAAGTTCGAAGGCTGCTATCACGGCCATGCTGACAGCTTTCTCTCAGGTTCGGGCTCAGGGATGGTTTCATTCGGGATTCCCGAGAGTCCGGGAGTTCCCGACTCTTTTGCGCGAGAGACAGTGACTCTTCCGTTCAATGACCTGGAAAAAGTTCATGATTTTTTCGAGAGGGAAGGGAGTGGCATAGCTGCAGTAATCGTTGAGCCAATCTGCGGAAACATGGGCTGCGTTCTGCCTGCGGACGGATTTCTGGCCGGACTCAGGGAGATCTCATCCCGATATCATACTCTCCTGATCTTCGATGAAGTGATAACAGGCTTCAGAGTTGCCTATGGAGGCGCTCAGGAGCTTCTCAAGATGGAGCCGGATCTGACGCTTCTGGGAAAGATCGTAGGCGGCGGATTCCCGGCGGCGGCCTACGGGGGAAGGAAGGAGATAATGGAGATCCTTGCGCCGGCCGGCGCAGTCTATCAGGCCGGAACTCTGAGCGGAAATCCGGTTGCGATGGCTGCCGGGCTTGAGACGATCCGCATTCTGAAGGAGGCCAGAAGCACGATATACGGTGAGCTTGACGCAAAAGGGAAGCGGATGGAAGAGGGTGTCACGTCTGCAATCCGCGAATCCGAAACCGCTGCAACGATCAACAGGGTTGGCTCGCTTTTCACGCTGTTCTTTGCTTCCGAGCCGGTCAATGACCTTACGCTTGCCAAGAAATCAGACACTAAGAAATTCGGGAAATTCTTTCACTTTCTCCTCGATAGGGGAGTATACTTTCCACCATCCCAGTTCGAAGCCGCCTTCATATCTGCCTCACACTCTGCTGAGGACATTGAAGAGACGGTTGAAGCAATATCAGACGGACTTGCAGCGCTCAAAGAATAG